Part of the Salvia hispanica cultivar TCC Black 2014 unplaced genomic scaffold, UniMelb_Shisp_WGS_1.0 HiC_scaffold_1400, whole genome shotgun sequence genome is shown below.
TGCAACCGTTGTGTTTGCCGCAGCTATCACAGTTCCGGGTAGCAACCAATCAGAGTCTGGTTACCCGATGTTCTACAAATCAGTTGCATTCAAAATATTCGCAGTTTCAGATGCAGTTTCGCTTTTCACATCCACCACTTCACTCTTGATGTTCTTGTCCATCCTCACCTCGCGATATGCTGAACAAGACTTTCTGTATGCGTTGCCCAAGCGGTTATCCATTGGTCTATTcaccctttttttttccatcttgTTTATGATCAGGGGCGGACACACGTTGACAGAGGGTAGGGCTGAAGCCcttatccaattttttttttttttttttttctactttcaaatttttcaaaatttcaaaaaactATGTTAAGCCCTTACTAAATAATGCTATTGAAGAACAAATTGTTTTgggatgaataattataaggggctgaaaattaaagaaagaaaaaataagaaccCGTGGAGAAAATTGTAACCATGGCGTTGGAAGGAAGcatgaggaagaagatgagtttaattgaattaattaatataaaagtaagtCAAATGGACCCCACTTCTTTgacttgttttaaaaaaaggagaatgcattttttaaaagtgctactatcactttttaaaagtggacacgtttttttaattaaaatttaagtaaaagGTGCGTGAATTTTAAGTGGCACCCatttataagattttaaaaaattaaagaagagaAACAGAAGGGTTTTATGAAGTTTATGGAGCTGCGCGCGGCGATACAGAAACGGACAACGATACTTTGTAAAAGGAGGGTTTGAGCCTTTGAAACTTTAgagaaattaatattcaaattctaCACAAATTGTGAGGTAAGGAGTTTATTAaagttgttaattttatattctatttcttgtttttgtaaaattttgatagaatagatgcaagccaaaaaatttataacaatGGTTAGTTTCAAGCTAATATTTGTGATTGTCGTATAGAATACCGTTTATGTTAGTGAGTGTTGATACTTGATAGTATCTTATGGAGTTATAGTATCTTATGGAGTTATGGATATAAACTAATATTGTACATCGATCATTATTGCTTAGGTTGACCGTAGAGGATGGAACgcttctttaaaaaaaagcgTCGGGATGAATTTTCTTCTCCAAGTGAACCCATTGTTGAAGCAATGGAAAATCAGCCCCAAAGGGAAGTCGAGTTGAACTTGAATGATATTGTTAGTGATCCGGGAAAACGCAAGCCAATTGAAGAGTTCGATGTTTCAATTCGTGATAGAGTACGAAGAGAGTACTTGAATAAGGGCCCTTGTCAACCAATTGGACATAagtatgaaaaaaagaaatatggtaTTCAAGAAAGAAGTTTTCAAGatatttggtttaaaaagTATACATGGCTAGAGTATAGTGTATCAAAGGATGCAACTTTTTGCTTTTGGTGCTACCTTTTCAAGAAATCAGATAAAGGAGGTCGACAATCAGACGATGCTTTTACAAAGACAGGTTGTAGCAACTGGAAAAATGCACTAGAAAGATTCAATTATCATGTTGGAGGCGTGAATAGTTGTCATAATCATGCTAGAATTCAGTTCGAAGCTTTTCAAGATCAAAGGAACAGTGTGGCAAGTATATTACGGTCAAATACTCGTGAGATGGAAGTTGCATATCGCATTCGGTTGACACTCTCATTGAATGTGACTCGGTTTCTCTTAAAGCAAGGATTATCGTTTCGTGGACATGATGAGTCAAGTAGTTCTTTAAATCGAGGTAATTTTATTGAGTTGCTTCTATGGTTTAGTGAACTTAACGATGTTGTATCCAAAACTTTGTTTGCAAATGCTCCTGCTAACAATCAAATGAATTCACCACGAATTCAAAAGGAATTAGCAAATGCTTGTGCTTCTGAGGTCACACTTGCCATAGTTAATGATATTGGAGATAAAGTTTTTACTCTTTTGGTTGATGAGGCTCGAGACGTTTCAATGAAGGAGCAGATGGGAGTTGTTTTAAGATATGTGAATAACGAAGGATATGTGATTGAGCGATTTATTGGGATCGTGCATGTAACTGACACTTCCTCTCATACTTTGAAATGTGCTATTGATGATTTATTGGTGAAGCATAATTTATCTCTATCTAAAGTGAGAGGGCAAGGATACGATGGAGCTTCTAATATGAGGGGTGAGTTTAATGGATTGAAATCCTTAATATTGCAAGAAAATCCATATGCCATGTATATTCATTGTTTCTCTCATCAACTCCAATTGATTGTTGTTGCGGTTGCCAAGGGTATTAGAGTTGTGAAGGATGTTTTTAGCTATGTCTCCCTGATTGTGAATATGGTCGGGGCATCTTGCAAGAGAAAAGATCAACTTAGGCAGTTGCAACATGAAAGATTAGTTGAACAACTTAATGATGGAGAAGTCATAAGTGGAAGAGgtaaaaatcaagaaactaGTTTGGTAAGACCTGGAGACACTCGTTGGGGCTCACATTACTGTACATTGCTTCGTCTATGTTCTATGTGGTCTTCGGTTGAGAAAGTGTTGGAAGTTGTACGTGACGATGCTACTCTCCGTGATAACAGAAGTACCACTGAAGGATTGATTGAAAGGATGGATAATTATGagtttgttttcattttgcaTTTGATGAAACATTTATTGGGAATAACCAATGAATTGTCCATTTCCTTGCAAAAGAAAGATCAAAATATTATCCAAGCCATATCTTTGATCCAAAGTGTGAAACATCAGTTGCAATGTTTTAGAGATAATGGATGGGAAGACATGCATGATCAAGCAACAAAGTTTTGTGAATTGCATAATATCTCACAAGTTGATATGGATGAAATCATACCACGCCGTGGCTATAAGAAGTATGGAGCAGAGTTGATCACGAATTTGCATCATTATCGTGTAGAGATTTTTAATCAGGTACTATAATATTCTCATTCAAGTcttctatacatatattttttgtatcattatttatgttaataTGGTTGCAATGTCAAGGTTGTTGATTTAACTATACAAGAGATGAATAATCGATTTTCTGAAGCTAGCACCGAGTTGCTAGGATGCATATCATGTCTTGATCCAAGAAATTCTTTCTCTCGATTCAATGATGATCAAGTAATCCGTCTTGCTACTTTATATCACGAGGACTTCTCTGCAAATGAGTGTTCACGTCTTCCACTTCAACTTAGTAATTTTATTGCTAATGTACGATGTGATCCTCAATTTGCTGCCTTAAGCAACTTAGGAGATGTTGCTACGGAAATGGTCAAAAGTGGTAAGCATTTGGTTTTTCCGTTGGTTTATCGGATTATTGAGTTGGCATTGGTTTTACCTGTTGCTACTGCTTCTGTTGAGAGAGCATTTTCTGCAATGAAGACTATCAAGACCGACTTGCGAAATCGGATGGGAGATGAGTGGATGAATGATAGTTTAATTGTGTACATTGAGAAGGACCTGTTTTCAACAATTGATAACGAAAAAATCTTGCAACGCTTTCAATCGATGAGAACACGTAGAATTCAGTTGCCACCGCTTTAGATGTAAAACCGCAGCTATGACATGTTCTTTTTATTAGATATATTTTGGACTACTtcgtattaaatatatatgcattttgccatttttacaatttttatattgtataatatatatatatatattatgtttaaccgtgaaaaaatatatagtgaaGTTCAGCCCTTACAGTCGAAtttttctgcgtccgcccCTTATTTGAGGCAATAAGTAAACTCAGTAGGAGTCACCTAATGAAGCACGCATGAGTTGTCTGTTGGTTTTCTGGATTACAAGATAAACACAAGTCGGACGtaatataatccaaaataaattataaagaaaaagtaaactGAAATAACAATGAAGAATTCAAAAgaacataatataataatatctatGTTAtccactaatttaatttactgtgataatatattagttttaatatgTGAATAACTATAAGAAAGTAGTTTCAATAATCCCTATAAACATTTTCTTCTGTAACTATAAAAAAGGTGATTCTATTAAAGTTCTCATATTACTCAATCATAGcctcataaaataattatagccccaaattaatttatagagATAGGAGACGCGATGAACGTTCGAAAACCTGAGACAAGATATGAAATAGTAATGAAAAAGACTAAGAAAATGGGgtgttgattttaaaaaaaggttaactatcaataaatattttttcatcttttcacTATTTTCTCTGCGATATTCGTCTTCTCCATTGTGGTGTCTTCTATCTCTGGAAACCAAATGGCTATATATAGGGGGAAATAGTCAATTcgtagtatttgattttatttttaattgag
Proteins encoded:
- the LOC125198375 gene encoding zinc finger MYM-type protein 1-like, coding for MENQPQREVELNLNDIVSDPGKRKPIEEFDVSIRDRVRREYLNKGPCQPIGHKYEKKKYGIQERSFQDIWFKKYTWLEYSVSKDATFCFWCYLFKKSDKGGRQSDDAFTKTGCSNWKNALERFNYHVGGVNSCHNHARIQFEAFQDQRNSVASILRSNTREMEVAYRIRLTLSLNVTRFLLKQGLSFRGHDESSSSLNRGNFIELLLWFSELNDVVSKTLFANAPANNQMNSPRIQKELANACASEVTLAIVNDIGDKVFTLLVDEARDVSMKEQMGVVLRYVNNEGYVIERFIGIVHVTDTSSHTLKCAIDDLLVKHNLSLSKVRGQGYDGASNMRGEFNGLKSLILQENPYAMYIHCFSHQLQLIVVAVAKGIRVVKDVFSYVSLIVNMVGASCKRKDQLRQLQHERLVEQLNDGEVISGRGKNQETSLCWKLYVTMLLSVITEVPLKD
- the LOC125198374 gene encoding uncharacterized protein LOC125198374, yielding MKHLLGITNELSISLQKKDQNIIQAISLIQSVKHQLQCFRDNGWEDMHDQATKFCELHNISQVDMDEIIPRRGYKKYGAELITNLHHYRVEIFNQVVDLTIQEMNNRFSEASTELLGCISCLDPRNSFSRFNDDQVIRLATLYHEDFSANECSRLPLQLSNFIANVRCDPQFAALSNLGDVATEMVKSGKHLVFPLVYRIIELALVLPVATASVERAFSAMKTIKTDLRNRMGDEWMNDSLIVYIEKDLFSTIDNEKILQRFQSMRTRRIQLPPL